From the Anaeromyxobacter dehalogenans 2CP-1 genome, the window GCGATCCCGGCCGAGCGGGCCGCGGCCGCCGCCACGGCGTTCCGCCTCATTGGTCTGGCGTGGCTCGTCGGAATGACCCAGGGCGCCTGGGTGAGCACGGTCGCGGCGCACCAGCGCTACGACGTGCTCCTGCGCATCGGGACCATCTCGACGGCGCTGACGGCCGCCGCGCAGGTGATCGCTGCGGTGGTCACCCGGGACCTGCGCTGGGTCGTGGCCGGCCAGGTGGTGGTCGCCACCGCCGTCGCGTTGATCTACCGCCGCGTCGCGGACCGCCTCCTCCCCGGTGCCGGGGGGCCGCCGCGCTTCGACCGAGCCGCCTTTGGCCGGTCGGCTCGGTTCGGCGGCTGGCAGGTCACCGCGACGGTCGGTGGAATGCTCGCGGGCTGGGCCGATCGCTACGTCCTGGGAATCCTGTCGTCGCCCGCGGTGGTCGGGGCGTATGCGGTCGCGCACGCCGTGTACATCCAGCTCTATGGCACGTTCGGCGAGCTCGGCGAAGTCTTGTTCCCGGCGGTGAGCCACCGCGAGGGCCAGGCCGATCTCGTGAGCGCCCGCCGCCTCACGCTGCTCGCCGGCTGGACGCTCACCTCCGTGTTCGGCGCCTGCGCGGCCGTCGTCGCCGCCGTCGGGGGCGACTTCCTCCACCTCTGGATCTCGCCGGACGTGGCGCGGGCCGCCACGGGCACGCTCCGCGTCCTGTGCGCGGCCGGGGTCGTCGGCATCGCCGCGGTCGCGCCATTCCAGTACGTGCTGGGCGTCGGCGAGCCCCGGTGGAATGCGGTGTGCGCGCCGCTGCTCGGCCTGACGGTGCTCACGATGAGCCTCGTGCTCGTGCCGCGCCTCGGGCTCCCCGGGGTGGGCTACGGCCTCCTCGCGGGCATGATCCTGCGGTGGGGCTTCGTGGCGCTCATCTGGCGTGCGCACTTCTCGGCCGAGGCGTCGCTCCCGAAGTTCGCGGTCCAGGTCTGGGCGCCGGCGGCCGCGGCGCTGCTGGTGATGAGCGGGCTGGTGCTCGGACACGATGCCATCGGACGTGATCCGACGTGGCCGTGGCTCGTGGCCGAGGGGGCCGGCGCGACGGTGGTCGCGGCGGCGGCGCAGCTGGCGATGGGCGAGCTGCTTCCGGGCGGCCCCGCCAGGCGGCGCGACGTGATTGCGTCGTTCCGGCCCGTGCTCCTCGCGGCGCTGCGCCGGCGCGGTCACGCCTAGCCGTTCGCCTTCGCGGACGCTGTGCGGGCGCTCCGGCCACCCGATCGCAGGAGGTCCTCGTAGAGTGCGCGGTACCGTCGCGCCTGGACCGCGAGCGCGTACTCGGACTCGGCGCGCCGCCGCGCGGCCGCGGACAGCTCGAGGTGGCGCGACCGATCCTCGACCACCCAGCGGATCGCGTCCGCCAGGGCACGCGGGTCGAACGGCTCCGCGAGCGCTCCGCTCACGCGATCCTCGATCATGTCCGGCATGCCGCCGACGCGGAAGGCGACCGCCGGCGTGCCGGCCGCGAGCGCCTCCAGCACGGTGTTCGCCAGGTTCTCTTGCACGGATGGGACCACGGCGACGTCCACGGCGGCATTCCAGGCGGCCAGCGCACGATCGTCGCCGATCACGCCGAGCCAGCGCACCGGCACCCCGCAGTCGGGCCGGGCGCCGGCCGGAGGCGTCCCGGCGACGACGAGCTCCAGCGGAAGACCGCCGTTCGCTGCCAGGATCCGCGCCGCGGCGGCCAGGTGCTGGAAGCCCTTCTTCGGATCATTGGCGCCGCTGGCGGCAGCGAAGAGCAGCATCCGCCGGTCGAGTGGCAGTCCGAGCGCGCGACGCGCCTCGGACCGCTCGATCGGTCGAAACACGTCGGTGTCGATCGAGTTCGGGATGACCTCGACGTGGGCGTCCCGCAAGAGCGAGCTCCGCCGTGCCGCGTCCGCCATCCATCGGCTGGGCGCCACCGCGACCAGCGGCGCGCGCCGCAACGCCCGCCACTTCCGCAGCCATCCCACCCGCGACAGGTCGAGCGCGGCGCGCGAGCCCAGCGCCGGGCAGGCGCCGCACCGTGCCGCGTAGGCTTCGCAGTCCCCGAAGTAGTGGCAGCCCCCGGTGAACGGGTAGGTGTCGTGGAGGGTCCAGACGAGCGGTCCGCGTCGCGCGAGCCGGCCGATGCTCTCCGGCGTGACGAACCCCGCGCCGACCCAGTGGACGTTCACGACGTCCGGCCGCAGGGCCCGCACCTCGCGAGCGACCAGATCCGGTACCCAGCTCGCGCCGAACATGACGGGGGCGTGGTGGGGATAAAGCCGTCCGGTGACACGCTCGGCGACGGCGCCACCGCTGCCGAGGAGGCGGGCCGCACGTCCTCGCAGGCGCACTATCTCGGGCTCGTTCAGGAACCGCTCCCGCACGAGCATCGAGGAGTCTACCCCGGCGTCGCGCAGGCCGCGATGGAGCCTGAGCGCCGCGCGCGCCGCCCCGCCCTGCGAGTCCGAGGTGCTGACGTGGACGACCCTCACGCGCCCGCCCCCGGATCTGGCGGCCCCGGCCGATCGGCGGGCGGGTGCCGCCAGGCGCCCTCCGCGAGCGCGAAGGGATCACGGGTCAGCCGATCGTGATCGTTCCACTCGGGCGCGAAGCGGTTCGCCTGCGGGCCGCAACGCAGCAGCGAGGCGGCGTGTGCCGCGAGCGTGTCGGGTGTGGTCTCTCCGGGGAGCACGCGGCTCCGAAATGCGGCGATGCGCGGATCCTGGCGTCGCAGGAGGAGATCCTGGAAGGCATTGTCGAGGTTCGGGCCCCAGGCGATCTCGAGGGTGGCGGCCGCGTGCGCCGACGGCAGCAGCATGTTCGAGCCATGGACGCCGAGCACGAGATGGCTCGCGGCGAAGCGCGCGCAGGCGGCCCGCTCGTCGGCCGGGGTGGGCCGCGGGCCCCGAAGATCGCCGATCCAGTCCGGAAGCCCTCCGCGCTCACCGAGCCCGGTCACGGCTAGGTCGAGGTCCGGCCAGAGGGCGCGGAGCGCCTCGCCGAACCGCGCCACGCGGCGGAGCTGGCGGGCCGTGCCCGAGGGCGCGAGCCGCACCCTCTCCGCCGCGCGTCGCGACCACCCGACGATCCCGCGGTTTGCCGCGTCCAGCGGGTCAGCACCCCAGGGGCGGTCGTTCCGCAGGACGAAGGTGACGACGGCGCGCTCCACCGGCTCGCCGAGGCGTCGCTCCGGGAAGGGCGCGACCCCGGTGAAGCGCTCGATGTCCACGTCGCGCG encodes:
- a CDS encoding lipopolysaccharide biosynthesis protein, producing the protein MPGSAPPLAAGATWRFLGTVVRIAVSFLSVPILTRLLGMSQWGVLALCQAAVAPLALLDAGFGAASVRYVAQSVGAGERRGAVQVVHTTLMVNLAMGLAGAAALAGLAGWLASSVFAIPAERAAAAATAFRLIGLAWLVGMTQGAWVSTVAAHQRYDVLLRIGTISTALTAAAQVIAAVVTRDLRWVVAGQVVVATAVALIYRRVADRLLPGAGGPPRFDRAAFGRSARFGGWQVTATVGGMLAGWADRYVLGILSSPAVVGAYAVAHAVYIQLYGTFGELGEVLFPAVSHREGQADLVSARRLTLLAGWTLTSVFGACAAVVAAVGGDFLHLWISPDVARAATGTLRVLCAAGVVGIAAVAPFQYVLGVGEPRWNAVCAPLLGLTVLTMSLVLVPRLGLPGVGYGLLAGMILRWGFVALIWRAHFSAEASLPKFAVQVWAPAAAALLVMSGLVLGHDAIGRDPTWPWLVAEGAGATVVAAAAQLAMGELLPGGPARRRDVIASFRPVLLAALRRRGHA
- a CDS encoding glycosyltransferase: MRVVHVSTSDSQGGAARAALRLHRGLRDAGVDSSMLVRERFLNEPEIVRLRGRAARLLGSGGAVAERVTGRLYPHHAPVMFGASWVPDLVAREVRALRPDVVNVHWVGAGFVTPESIGRLARRGPLVWTLHDTYPFTGGCHYFGDCEAYAARCGACPALGSRAALDLSRVGWLRKWRALRRAPLVAVAPSRWMADAARRSSLLRDAHVEVIPNSIDTDVFRPIERSEARRALGLPLDRRMLLFAAASGANDPKKGFQHLAAAARILAANGGLPLELVVAGTPPAGARPDCGVPVRWLGVIGDDRALAAWNAAVDVAVVPSVQENLANTVLEALAAGTPAVAFRVGGMPDMIEDRVSGALAEPFDPRALADAIRWVVEDRSRHLELSAAARRRAESEYALAVQARRYRALYEDLLRSGGRSARTASAKANG